A stretch of DNA from Lotus japonicus ecotype B-129 chromosome 4, LjGifu_v1.2:
CTCTTCAAATCTCTCCCAAACTTGCGTTCCACCACTCCAAGCTTCGGTcccatcatcatcaaagcttcCTCAAAGCACCGAAACTcccattccattacattcaaaaggtaagtttGATTTTCATTGATTCTCTCacattgattgatgattagaggtagttgatggattattaggtgaatcttgaacactagggtagttgattgatgattagaggtaggttttATTGACTGAAATTGCATGAAACGGTCATGGGCACGAGTGGGTCGTTTCCAGTTCTGGTTCTGGGTTTACTGTAAaatcggaaaaacattttccgattctgtaatggaaaatgtttttccgattCTGTAATGGAAAAACATTTCCCGATTGTAGTCAGTTTAAGCCAGTTTTTTTAAGccagttttttttagttttaaaccAGTCCTCCATCTATTGGGCTGAATATTTTGtacaaattttcaaatattttagtgtCATGACACTGGGAAAGGGTGTTGATGGGATCGGCTTATTAGAACTAGGGAACTTCCTTAATGTTGCATTTTAGTTATCTAGATTGACAAATTTggttatataatttattttcctattCTGCTACTGGTGTCCTATGACAGAATTCAtaaattcttcttccttggaaAATGATAATTTATGTATAACAGGTTGATATGGTCATAGTACCAGCGTCAACTGGGCAGATGGAAAatgctatatgagagatgtttgtttctatatgagagatgtttgttgctatatgagagatgtttgtacAAGTTGTAACTGTTAAAGTTGCTCAAGTTGTAATTtgatgttaaatttgtttgcttttcataggagaatgaagggcgggagGAAGAGGTCTCGATCTTCTACAGTCGATGATGCAGAGGATCGCCACGagcgcttgcatgcttctacGCGGCGCGGCGACCATCGAGCAGCTAGTCAGGCGGTTGAGGCTTCGGCCCCGTCTCCGAACCCATTGGGagtgcaagatttgataacaGCAAGGACAAGacataccttgagggtaacttttGCATCTCCGAACCCATTGGGagtgcaagatttgataacagcaacaacattctccaCCCTCTCAACGTGGCTGGATGGCGCCAGCCGggccaggaatgagaggacgagagctgccaGAATTGTTGCTTTGACCTTTGCAATGGCGGACGAATGGATTTGGGTCTTGTTCCATTGTGTAGAATGAAgagtaagaagaagaggcaagacacaatagacaggaagatgaggaatgaagagtaagaagaagaggcaagacacaaCAGAGATTTATAGCTCAGGAGTGCGGTCAAAACATTTAAGGTGTACTGGTGGATGGTAGAAGTGTGGTTGGGGCTTGTGGTTGAGAGTAATGTCTGGGTTGGTAGTGGAgagtaatgaaaatgaaaatgacaagagtacatcaaattaacattaccaaaagtacatcaaattaacattaccaaaagtacaCGCATAAACCTGTCAATCTACGATAATGTCATTAACAACAACCTATGGATAAGGgccacaaaattaaaattacagagagtttacaaattaatattacatTTCACAATACAAGAACATTCAATCTGTGTTGATGTCCACATAGTACGCATGACCACTAAAAGCACCAAGCCAAGCTTGGAATTGTGCAGCGTACATGTCTAAACGTTGACCATATAGGTTGCGCCAGTATTTGGAGGCAAAATCAGCGTGCCAATCCCACTGAGGAGCAATAGtcggcataggatgtccaggAGTTAATTGGAGCTACATTTTAGAGAATaaccataaaattagataacttccaCATACAAAAATCAATCGACAAGCTAGTAGGCAACTAAAATATTAGTGTATTTGGTCAAAATATACTTGTACCCAGTGATTTATCACATGTCCAATAGCTATAACAGTATGCTCATCTCGTGGACCGGCTCCTATTAGTGGAAAGTATGTGTTACAACCCATAGAGGATAAGGATACGAGAACCAATTGGTACTTTGTGgcaacaaggtatcccatctctaGCAGTTGAAACCATTTGTCAGGGGTGGCCGGGTCACCAAGAGGAAGAGTGAGACGATCATGTAAGCCATAAACAACATTTGTGCCCCACATCCTATTATACATTAACACATTGGTCTCAAGTTCTTGTATCAATGAAGCCCTAACCCAAGGCCAACCGTCCTGACCGGCGGAATCCCCCATTAATGCAGCAATggatctatagccacagttaccatcatcctcaacatctgtaattgtgtcaatatatggatggagaaaggctggaaagttacacatgaaatggcttgtatcagacttcttcacacgcttcttcctctttgctggttgtgaagacttcttttcctctttaatcttcttgtcagtaagttcaaacgctgaaggatcacgagtcaaggatcctattgctcgaCCCTTGGGTGGTTTGCTCTCCTTCAACTTAGGAGTGCGGTTGGACTTTATCCGAAGCTCAGGAGTACATAGTGTACTCCTTTCAGGACAATATATCGCCTGAAGCTTCCTtcttaccatactctgccctccagtatccaaagaatggaaataacgtgtcagtgcctcaacttctgggtgcatctctccatggtttagtccgcaaatatctgagctgccagtatctgcaacaggtacaTGATCCCAACTTAagctcttccagaatggatgaatggcctcgtacggaatcctctcataatctgcaagttcacaaacATGTCACATTGaatcacaaatataaataattggaaCTAGTTGAcaggagagtggttgaccggtaacctgtaagttgacaaccgcaaggtagtccatgagtctctctcaataagAAATCGCATCTGCCGCCGTAGGACCGCATTCTTGTCAGTTCAACATCAATGAGTTTCAGGCATTTGATTGACACAAATCCCctaatatttgtgtagaaaggggtcttgaaaaggtgatcaattttattcatactgcgctcaaacgatgctactatCTTAGTGTGACGATTGgtggtcaaactatgcgacgcatcccatgatgtggccaggtcacccttactgttccgcaacatcaacttcaagctAGCATGTGCACTGAAAGCCTTGCAAACCAACAACGCGCATGTAAGAATTAATACTGTAATAAtctatgaaatgaaatacatataacaagtcataacataatttttgtacctgttacttgttgttgttccaaaatgcatcacatgatttgtccatgccttggcaaatttctgcttgtggaccaaccatgtagtagaacaataagtggcaaatttcaacttgtgtttaagcttgcacatgttaaacaattcaatccaatgagcttcaaattctggaactgttggagcatctaccaattcggcccacttgtccataacctcttgagcaaaatcatccgtgccaacatactctttgcactttgccaaaacacacttgttgatgtgccacaagcatagtaaatgggtagtggtgggaaggctttgtgaagcagcactcaataaggcaagatctcTATCCGTCACAATCACTCTAGGCAACCTGGATTGGTCGGAAatcagagacttcatacactctaGTGCCCAAATGTAGTCATCTGTGGTCTCACTGCCAATGTAACAGAATGctattgagtatgttttatccgtggaggtcagaccaacaatctcgagcaagggtagtttgtatttgctggtcttgtatgtgcaatccatgatcactacatatgggaatgtgttgaaaagtttgacggcattcggatgagcccaaaatatatctctaatcacttccgatccgggttcatttctttcgaagtgaacatacttctcaccgtccaacttcttcagcaagtattgcatctctgtcagtgacccacgaacggattgtctgaaccgcttgcaaacaccataaatttgttggatggtagtcaagtttgaaggatctttttctttgaaggacgccaacatctttctaggtggaacccaagtcttagcctgatttatcacgtcctccttctcctcactATTCAGTCGACCAGCGtaattgtggccaagtagtgactcagctgcgagatggatgtgtctaccctccatcaccttcaaccaccatCCTTTACCATCTTTCGTACGTCGTCCTTTtagcctaaaaggacaacctgtcttttgtgttgacgttccttcaacaagatcaGGATCTCTGTAAGGAATATACACACTatgcttctcacaccccagaatgacatattcttttcttcccttcgcaccactatcagactttgctgtcaccaaaacaaaattatttgccatagaaatgtcgcgaacccatttcataagatcatctttcaaagggaaacactgtttcaggataaacaaggcataagacataaaacaaggcataaacaaagcataaacaaaacagccaaaaatttgtgcaatgagtacctgatcagtatgatacaaatgagagacatctatagatataatcggaggttcaactagtgatggttgctcctctggattatcattttccaatccagcagcatgtatcaattgtgattcaccaaaaaaaaaggactctgtcatccctagaacaaaaacggtaaatcaataTCCGACCCATTAACGGCAAATCAAATTCCGGTCCTATAACGGAATATCATAATCCGATACATTAACGGAAATTCATTTACCAATAAAGTTCACGATACAGcagcctaaattaccaacttaactaactaaactaactacttaaactaacaactaactacttaaactaacgaCTAACTACTGAGATAAAGTACCAAAAAgctaacaacacttaccagGAGTTTAGAGCTTCCCCTTGGTggaggtggtgttggtggtggtggtggtggtggtggaaaatgtggagatggtagtggtggtgggaatgtgaaatgtgagggaggagtggagtaatggtggaaTAAGGTTGTGtgggcgagttatggggggcaggtggagggaggagtaatggtggagggggttggtggagggaggagtaatggtgaaaaAGTGATCAAACTGCCAGAAATCATAACGGTAAATGATTAACCGATATAAATATACGTATCGGTTAATGATTAACCGATAGtgttcttcgtgttctgggtAATGGTATGAAGGTGTTCATACAGAGGAATAATAACGGTAAATGATTAACCGATGTATATATTTATATCGGTtaatcatttaccgatgggtaCTTTTGggataaaataaaaatgctggggcgcgtagcctaaagggtggggtgccaaacccaaatcccgttCCAGGAGCTTATGGATCGAAAGAGAGAGGGAAACAGAGAGAGGAGTGCAGATCGAAGAGGAGGAGGAATGAAGATGGTGAAAGCTCTGCAGCAAGGGGCGAGACCTCTGCTCTACCTTCGTCGTGGACCTCCGCCTCATCTGCTGCCCACCGTTTTGCCGCATCACACTTCTATGGAAGCAAGGAGAGGAACAAGATTTTCGGTTTTGCTtgctgaagaagatgagattTGGGGTGGGTAGATGGTGGTGGTGCGTGGGTTTTCTTCTTCCCCCTTTGTACTGAATCTCTTCATCATTTCTCACCTAATGTTCTTGACTTCTTGTAGAAATTGGATTTGCTTTTCAGTAGATTAAAAATCTGGGTTTAAATGTCTACCATAAAAATGCAAATCTGGTGTTGGTGCGTGAGTTTGTATTCCTCACCTAACAGCGTTGATGTTgctgttttgtttttgttttgattatatattatatcttttgttttttttaagaaaaaactgGGTTTAAATTGCTTTTATCAAGATTTAATTGGGTTTATGATTTGGGCATTTTTAGATGTTGTTGTTTGCTACTTCTtatgaagatgagaagatgatAGAAGAATGATAAAGATTTTAAAGATAGAGTAAGAAGATGAGtaaatctggaaaaaaaaattgtggttTGAAGAACTTTGATTTtcaggaattttttttaaagaagatgaaaatgatggaagaagatgaagttgtgtATGAATAtttctggattttccagaaatttttaatttttgaagatagaaattaaaattatttttttaattcagtgTAGGTGGTGCAAATAGTAAAAATgaggggtgaaaatagcaaccgccGTTAGCAATTGGATGGAAAGCTAACGGTGGGACCCAATTTGCACAAATTAAAACATGAGGGAGGGAATctgctcattttaaacatgggGGAGGGACTTCGCACAACGGTGAAAGATAAAggagcaaatgtgcaattaagccctATTTTTTTAACATACCGCAAACATAAGTGATAAATGCAAAATTGTGAGGGTAATTTTGGAATCTGACTTATGAGGGTATTT
This window harbors:
- the LOC130712648 gene encoding uncharacterized protein LOC130712648 is translated as MGDSAGQDGWPWVRASLIQELETNVLMYNRMWGTNVVYGLHDRLTLPLGDPATPDKWFQLLEMGYLVATKYQLVLVSLSSMGCNTYFPLIGAGPRDEHTVIAIGHVINHWVQLQLTPGHPMPTIAPQWDWHADFASKYWRNLYGQRLDMYAAQFQAWLGAFSGHAYYVDINTD